The following are encoded in a window of Deltaproteobacteria bacterium genomic DNA:
- a CDS encoding HAMP domain-containing histidine kinase — MRLTLTRKVFLGYFLMIGLVLLEGGYAVFELNRLNLLSRSMVEGEVVDLNLEKKLIDLFLSEVGNEKKYLVVHDSDFLNLARSKGREFDATLLKLRASSPEGERRRELEALQALHERHRKGFLTAVEEVARGNLPGWMGLNKSDVQTFTERIETMIWKQEVAMARKMNQARAFSFRAYKITIGIVVSMVAIGFLTAWLLTRSIRVPIRRLTEGTRIIARGEFNRPIEVTSRDELGDLARAFNTMTGKLGKLEEMKREIISNVSHEFRTPLTSIKEATQLLQDRVAGPLNGKQQKLLGIIQEGTAKLVRLINNLLDLSRIRAGMMQYHFEKCDLLPILQRGMTNIRFLADLKRIVLELEAPSSLPPLMLDNEKVEEVVNNLLGNAVKFTPEGGSIRIEVGMVSGNEVGKNGRIRVCVEDNGTGIEAGELSRIFDRFRQVDPIMGHDPQRKGTGLGLSICQYYIAEHGGRIWAESEIGKGSRFFFELPLKAGKETVPA; from the coding sequence ATGCGGCTTACCCTGACCCGAAAGGTCTTCCTCGGCTATTTTCTGATGATCGGTCTCGTCCTCCTGGAGGGAGGCTACGCCGTCTTCGAGCTGAACCGTCTGAATCTTCTCTCCCGCTCCATGGTCGAAGGAGAGGTGGTCGATCTTAATCTCGAAAAGAAGCTCATCGACCTCTTTCTTTCCGAGGTCGGCAACGAAAAAAAATACCTCGTGGTCCATGACTCCGACTTTCTCAACCTGGCCCGTTCCAAGGGGCGGGAGTTCGACGCGACCCTCCTGAAACTTCGCGCTTCGTCTCCGGAGGGGGAACGTCGCCGGGAATTAGAGGCGCTTCAGGCACTCCACGAAAGGCACCGGAAAGGGTTTCTGACGGCGGTGGAGGAGGTGGCAAGGGGGAATCTCCCCGGATGGATGGGATTGAATAAATCGGACGTCCAGACCTTTACGGAACGGATCGAGACCATGATCTGGAAGCAGGAAGTCGCCATGGCACGGAAGATGAACCAGGCCCGGGCCTTCAGTTTTCGTGCCTACAAGATCACCATCGGAATCGTTGTCTCCATGGTCGCTATCGGATTTCTTACGGCCTGGCTTTTGACCCGGAGCATCCGCGTCCCCATCCGGCGGTTGACCGAGGGGACCCGGATCATTGCCCGGGGGGAGTTCAACCGGCCGATCGAGGTGACCTCCCGGGACGAGTTGGGCGATCTGGCCCGGGCCTTCAATACCATGACGGGGAAATTGGGGAAGTTGGAAGAGATGAAACGGGAAATCATTTCCAATGTTTCACATGAATTCCGGACTCCCCTGACATCGATCAAGGAGGCGACACAACTCCTCCAGGACCGGGTTGCCGGTCCGCTGAACGGAAAACAACAGAAGCTCCTTGGAATCATCCAGGAGGGAACGGCGAAACTTGTACGCCTGATCAACAATCTGCTGGATCTTTCCCGTATCCGTGCCGGGATGATGCAGTACCATTTCGAAAAATGTGACCTGCTGCCGATTCTCCAGCGGGGGATGACGAACATCCGCTTTCTTGCGGATCTGAAGCGGATTGTCCTTGAGCTGGAAGCCCCGTCCTCCCTCCCTCCGTTGATGCTGGACAATGAAAAGGTGGAAGAAGTCGTGAACAACCTTCTCGGCAATGCCGTAAAGTTTACCCCCGAAGGAGGCTCGATCCGGATTGAAGTCGGTATGGTCTCCGGAAATGAGGTGGGGAAGAACGGTCGGATCCGTGTCTGTGTTGAGGACAACGGAACGGGGATCGAGGCCGGGGAGCTCTCCCGGATCTTTGATCGTTTCCGTCAGGTCGATCCAATCATGGGCCATGACCCGCAACGGAAGGGGACCGGACTGGGTCTTTCCATCTGCCAATATTATATTGCGGAACATGGCGGGAGGATCTGGGCGGAAAGCGAAATCGGGAAGGGGAGCCGCTTCTTTTTTGAGCTGCCTCTGAAGGCCGGGAAGGAAACTGTGCCGGCATGA
- a CDS encoding OmpA family protein, translating into MKNRKKIIVSVMLIVFGTSLVGCAQWQASSRTTKGSLIGAAAGAAAGILAKQNDPSQRAKAALLGAAIGATTGGLVGNYMDKQARELQSIRDAQVRQEQDKVFLTFDSGILFDVNSTQVKPGAMQNMAKVANVMNRYPQTNITVSGYTDSTGSEQYNQKLSEARARAVANYLQSRGVSSYRIHTIGYGESMPVAGNSTAAGRQANRRVEIEIKANQALYQQQQQTPASGYPPRGGGYPAY; encoded by the coding sequence ATGAAAAATCGAAAAAAAATTATCGTGTCGGTAATGCTCATTGTTTTCGGCACATCCCTCGTCGGCTGTGCCCAGTGGCAGGCGTCCTCACGGACTACCAAGGGTAGCCTCATCGGTGCTGCGGCGGGCGCTGCGGCGGGAATTCTTGCCAAGCAGAATGATCCATCTCAGCGGGCCAAGGCGGCTTTGCTCGGGGCGGCCATCGGCGCCACGACAGGCGGTCTGGTAGGCAACTACATGGACAAGCAGGCCCGTGAACTACAGTCGATCCGGGATGCCCAGGTGCGGCAGGAGCAGGATAAGGTTTTTCTCACCTTTGACAGCGGCATCCTCTTTGATGTAAACTCGACACAGGTCAAGCCGGGGGCGATGCAGAATATGGCCAAGGTGGCCAATGTGATGAACCGTTATCCCCAGACGAATATCACCGTTTCGGGCTATACCGATTCAACGGGGTCGGAGCAGTATAATCAGAAACTCTCCGAAGCGAGAGCCCGTGCCGTGGCCAATTATCTCCAGTCCCGGGGGGTCAGCTCTTACCGGATCCATACCATAGGCTACGGGGAGTCGATGCCGGTCGCCGGGAACAGCACCGCCGCCGGCCGTCAGGCCAACCGGCGGGTGGAGATTGAGATCAAGGCGAATCAGGCCCTCTATCAGCAGCAGCAACAGACCCCGGCGAGTGGCTATCCCCCCCGGGGGGGTGGATATCCCGCCTATTAG
- a CDS encoding response regulator, giving the protein MERIDYKKYPILFVDDEEENLEIFAINFQDDFTIYTAKSGYEGLDLLEKEFIALVISDQRMPGMTGMEFFQEVHSRHPEMVLLLVTAYSDLDVLADGIHAGVLYTYLLKPWEIQDLQMVLTRGIEHFHLVSERDRLHREQIETLKKMARANKLSALGTLAAGIAHEIRNPLVSIQTFLEMVPQKISELPLSGPETVDREFWERFRNLSLEEILRIRRLISELVNLAAPTMSVFSEAPLGEVVRSMIDLTRKESEKRRVTVKIREDPGLPPVRIDIQKIKQVLLNLLLNALQSIPEGGRIEIATRAHAVGEGKQGVQLRVCDNGIGIPEENLDRLFDPFFTTREPGEGVGLGLTICHQVMKEHGGDVEILSREGEGTEVILTFPPVEERTVKGSND; this is encoded by the coding sequence TTGGAACGGATTGATTATAAAAAATACCCCATCCTCTTTGTCGATGACGAAGAGGAGAACCTCGAAATCTTTGCCATCAATTTTCAGGATGACTTTACCATCTATACCGCCAAAAGTGGGTACGAGGGTCTTGATCTGCTGGAAAAGGAGTTTATTGCGCTCGTCATTTCCGACCAGAGAATGCCCGGCATGACGGGAATGGAGTTTTTTCAGGAAGTCCACAGCCGTCATCCCGAGATGGTCCTCCTCCTTGTGACCGCCTATTCGGATCTCGATGTTCTGGCGGACGGGATCCATGCAGGGGTACTCTATACCTATCTGCTGAAACCATGGGAGATCCAGGACCTTCAGATGGTCCTGACCCGCGGGATTGAGCACTTTCATCTGGTCTCCGAACGGGACCGGCTCCACCGGGAACAGATCGAGACCCTGAAAAAGATGGCCCGGGCCAACAAGCTTTCCGCCCTGGGGACCCTGGCCGCGGGGATCGCTCATGAGATCCGGAACCCCCTCGTCTCGATTCAGACCTTTTTAGAGATGGTCCCTCAGAAAATCAGTGAGCTTCCTCTCTCCGGTCCGGAGACGGTCGATCGGGAATTCTGGGAGCGTTTTCGCAATCTCAGCTTGGAGGAGATCCTCCGGATCCGGAGGCTGATTTCTGAATTAGTGAACCTGGCCGCTCCCACAATGTCGGTTTTCTCCGAGGCCCCTCTTGGTGAAGTGGTCCGGTCGATGATCGATCTCACCCGGAAAGAGTCGGAAAAGCGAAGAGTAACGGTGAAGATCAGAGAAGATCCGGGACTTCCCCCGGTCCGAATCGACATCCAGAAGATCAAGCAGGTTCTCCTCAATCTTTTGCTCAATGCCCTCCAATCCATACCGGAAGGGGGAAGGATCGAGATTGCTACCCGTGCCCATGCGGTCGGTGAAGGCAAGCAGGGGGTGCAGTTGCGGGTGTGTGACAATGGTATCGGAATTCCTGAGGAGAACCTTGATCGACTTTTCGACCCCTTTTTTACGACGCGGGAACCGGGTGAAGGGGTGGGGTTGGGGTTGACGATCTGTCACCAGGTGATGAAGGAGCATGGAGGAGACGTGGAGATTCTCAGCCGGGAGGGAGAGGGAACGGAGGTGATTCTCACCTTTCCCCCTGTGGAAGAAAGGACCGTAAAAGGATCGAATGATTGA